The Bubalus kerabau isolate K-KA32 ecotype Philippines breed swamp buffalo chromosome X, PCC_UOA_SB_1v2, whole genome shotgun sequence genome has a segment encoding these proteins:
- the RIPPLY1 gene encoding protein ripply1 isoform X1, with protein sequence MDPPAPAAATPALALASTPALAQDSLALPYLGNPSPLLSSGQEVNKHERGACLWRPWLTSTNDLPRQAPGRTTGAKVTKVDFEFHHPVRLFWPKSCSFDYLYSDGEILLKNFPVQATINLYEDSTSEEEEEVEEREEEEKEEADGKGPEGCVKVPGSAPHRATAHSPSLPLTCPN encoded by the exons ATGGACCCTCCTGCCCCCGCTGCTGCCAcccctgctctggccctggccTCAACTCCAGCCCTAGCACAGGACTCCCTGGCACTGccctacctgggaaacccatcgCCCCTTCTCTCCTCTGGACAAGAAGTAAATAAACATGAACG AGGAGCTTGTCTTTGGAGGCCCTGGCTGACCTCTACAAATGACCTCCCCAGGCAG GCCCCCGGTAGGACAACAGGTGCCAAGGTCACGAAGGTTGACTTTGAGTTCCATCACCCGGTCAG aCTCTTCTGGCCTAAATCCTGCTCCTTTGACTACCTGTACAGTGATGGGGAGATTTTACTGAAGAACTTCCCTGTCCAGGCAACCATCAACCTCTATGAGGACTCAaccagtgaggaggaggaggaagtggaggaaagagaagaggaggagaaagaagaagcaGATGGAAAGGGGCCAGAAGGGTGTGTGAAGGTACCAGGGTCAGCACCACACAGGGCCACAGCTCattctccctccctgcccctgacCTGTCCCAATTGA
- the RIPPLY1 gene encoding protein ripply1 isoform X2, with protein MDPPAPAAATPALALASTPALAQDSLALPYLGNPSPLLSSGQEVNKHERLFWPKSCSFDYLYSDGEILLKNFPVQATINLYEDSTSEEEEEVEEREEEEKEEADGKGPEGCVKVPGSAPHRATAHSPSLPLTCPN; from the exons ATGGACCCTCCTGCCCCCGCTGCTGCCAcccctgctctggccctggccTCAACTCCAGCCCTAGCACAGGACTCCCTGGCACTGccctacctgggaaacccatcgCCCCTTCTCTCCTCTGGACAAGAAGTAAATAAACATGAACG aCTCTTCTGGCCTAAATCCTGCTCCTTTGACTACCTGTACAGTGATGGGGAGATTTTACTGAAGAACTTCCCTGTCCAGGCAACCATCAACCTCTATGAGGACTCAaccagtgaggaggaggaggaagtggaggaaagagaagaggaggagaaagaagaagcaGATGGAAAGGGGCCAGAAGGGTGTGTGAAGGTACCAGGGTCAGCACCACACAGGGCCACAGCTCattctccctccctgcccctgacCTGTCCCAATTGA